The following proteins are encoded in a genomic region of Paenibacillus sp. FSL R7-0273:
- a CDS encoding sensor histidine kinase, translating into MREKKDGLEVINEMFSTRVPVLIWLTLVYAGSIVLQFLEDPLILPGVIFTGLFTIHALLHWVSYRVTPKQFWIYFSIQGTLIYLCAILMPGGYQAVLIGLLPVLIAQSLGFSFRFRRVVFVSLISIIIFFDSALTVDDTGELLIFLPIFVLMLIIVIAYAITFFRQVQERLRVQSFLSDLQEAHRKVEELTLSNERQRMARDLHDTLAQGVAGLIMQLEAADAHLTKGNTERSQEIIRLSMQQARRTLAEARTAIDNLRLKSAPELDFKESIEDEAQHFREATGIQMITDIEWNKRLSRVVMEHSIHIIKESLTNIARHARASMVKIKVYGDRDRLQIRLIDNGRGFDTEAIGKEPGHYGLLGIQERARLIGGEMEISSSGQGTTITLSIPHNEGAQR; encoded by the coding sequence TTGAGGGAGAAGAAGGATGGACTTGAGGTTATTAATGAGATGTTTTCCACGAGAGTACCCGTACTGATCTGGTTAACGCTTGTATACGCTGGAAGCATTGTCCTGCAGTTTCTAGAGGACCCCTTAATTCTGCCCGGTGTTATATTTACCGGCTTGTTCACGATCCATGCTCTGCTCCATTGGGTATCGTACCGGGTTACGCCGAAACAATTCTGGATTTATTTTTCTATCCAGGGGACTCTGATTTACTTGTGTGCCATCCTGATGCCGGGCGGGTATCAGGCGGTGCTGATCGGACTGCTTCCGGTACTCATTGCCCAAAGCTTAGGCTTTTCTTTTCGCTTCAGGAGAGTCGTCTTTGTCTCACTAATAAGCATCATCATCTTTTTTGATTCTGCTCTGACTGTTGACGATACAGGTGAACTGCTGATTTTCCTGCCTATCTTTGTACTGATGCTAATCATTGTAATTGCATATGCTATTACGTTCTTCCGTCAAGTGCAGGAAAGGCTCAGAGTACAAAGCTTCTTGAGTGATCTGCAGGAGGCGCACCGGAAGGTAGAAGAGCTTACACTTTCAAATGAGCGGCAGAGAATGGCCCGTGATTTGCACGACACTCTGGCACAGGGAGTCGCCGGACTGATTATGCAGCTCGAAGCTGCTGACGCACATTTAACAAAGGGCAATACGGAACGTTCCCAGGAGATCATTAGGCTATCCATGCAGCAAGCCCGTCGAACGCTGGCGGAGGCGCGCACGGCAATAGATAATCTGCGGCTGAAATCGGCACCCGAGCTGGATTTCAAAGAGAGCATAGAGGATGAAGCGCAGCATTTCAGGGAAGCGACCGGTATTCAGATGATCACTGATATTGAGTGGAACAAGCGGCTGTCGCGGGTCGTTATGGAGCATAGTATCCATATCATTAAAGAGAGTCTCACCAATATTGCCCGTCATGCCCGTGCAAGCATGGTAAAGATTAAGGTTTATGGCGATAGGGACAGGCTGCAGATCAGGCTTATTGATAATGGAAGGGGCTTTGATACAGAAGCAATCGGGAAGGAGCCCGGCCATTACGGACTGCTCGGTATTCAGGAGCGGGCAAGGCTAATCGGCGGAGAGATGGAAATATCCAGCAGTGGGCAAGGCACGACGATAACGTTATCCATACCACATAATGAAGGGGCACAGAGATGA